In Scleropages formosus chromosome 20, fSclFor1.1, whole genome shotgun sequence, a single window of DNA contains:
- the nfil3-5 gene encoding nuclear factor, interleukin 3 regulated, member 5 encodes MESLNLLVPVVSSKNIDKLETFSNYNQSLSSPNSNLSRPGRLVKPKPNMTCRRKREFISDEKKDASYWEKRRKNNEAAKRSREKRRLNDMVLENRVIALNEENVRLKTELLQLKLRFGLISTASYMEKSQQIGSGSGGSTGGVSSAGNPFFSGNSYSSASQVMMNSDSSEAEQSGRGDRHTLLPKYSPRGSLSDMSDGSSRDSPEPVTYGIKQEHAAMDVSGLETEMGGRVFGIHRSTGSLEHRHAQQDMESIVDYHHDHETTSSTSLPAPAPQRSVILYRSSSTSYPVNSQRLQDVEQQSATQSHQNTPATRHTQPCKPESSEPVMEVAKQLEMKTLDSPPYTYAQHQQDCETQGHYEYPNHSTQREDGSDSCAPDLLNSVEEGESQLYQQHHSYLSPMDEEPPVLTYEGDLGAEGYYQERSSSAKDTSSSDGEPRSSDKEASTDDESPSSSCSDMGSYHQHLSAVNHPMSPCTAASHSQSGEGQVEVKATALPHKLRLKYRTLSNGRSQSDTSPPAPGMSMPQHPCLTVSQRNQKANDVSKEVSHLATSQQGGEGVGRRKEGGKKGSGGRNIRNKRRDLQ; translated from the coding sequence ATGGAAAGCCTGAATTTGCTTGTCCCAGTAGTCAGTTCCAAAAATATTGACAAGTTGGAAACCTTCTCTAACTATAATCAGAGTCTCTCGTCACCCAACAGCAACCTTTCTCGTCCAGGTCGTCTGGTAAAACCGAAGCCCAATATGACCTGCCGTCGTAAGCGGGAGTTCATCTCCGATGAGAAGAAGGATGCCTCCTACTGGGAGAAGCGGCGCAAGAATAACGAGGCAGCCAAACGGTCCCGGGAGAAGCGACGCCTCAACGACATGGTGCTGGAAAACCGTGTGATCGCACTGAATGAAGAGAATGTGAGACTAAAGACAGAGCTCTTGCAGCTGAAGCTGAGGTTTGGGCTGATCAGCACTGCCTCCTACATGGAGAAGAGTCAGCAGATAGGCAGTGGTAGTGGAGGCAGCACAGGTGGAGTCTCCTCTGCTGGGAACCCCTTTTTTTCCGGCAACAGCTATTCGAGTGCCTCTCAGGTCATGATGAATTCAGATTCTTCAGAGGCTGAGCAGTCTGGACGAGGGGACAGACACACTTTGCTGCCAAAGTATTCCCCTCGTGGGTCCCTCTCCGACATGTCGGATGGCTCTTCCCGAGACAGCCCTGAGCCCGTTACCTATGGAATCAAACAGGAACATGCTGCTATGGATGTCAGTGGCCTGGAAACGGAGATGGGAGGTAGAGTATTTGGCATCCATCGCAGTACGGGCTCCTTGGAACATCGGCATGCCCAGCAGGACATGGAGTCCATCGTGGACTACCACCATGACCACGAGACCACGTCAAGCACCTCTCTCCCTGCCCCAGCACCTCAGAGGAGTGTCATCCTCTACCGTTCCAGTAGCACCTCGTACCCCGTAAATTCCCAGAGGCTCCAGGATGTAGAGCAGCAATCAGCCACGCAGTCGCACCAAAATACTCCCGCTACCCGTCACACCCAGCCCTGCAAGCCGGAAAGCTCAGAGCCAGTGATGGAAGTGGcaaaacagctggagatgaaaaCTTTGGACTCTCCACCTTATACATATGCTCAGCACCAGCAAGATTGCGAAACGCAAGGGCACTACGAGTACCCAAACCATAGCACCCAGAGGGAAGATGGTTCTGACTCTTGTGCCCCGGACCTCCTGAACAGTGTAGAGGAGGGCGAGTCTCAGTTGTACCAGCAGCATCACTCCTACCTCAGCCCCATGGATGAGGAGCCTCCAGTGCTCACCTATGAAGGTGACCTCGGAGCCGAAGGATACTACCAAGAGCGCTCTTCCTCGGCTAAGGACACCTCCTCCAGTGATGGAGAACCCCGTAGCTCAGACAAGGAAGCTTCAACAGACGATGAGTCCCCTTCCTCATCCTGCTCCGACATGGGCAGCTATCACCAGCACTTGTCCGCTGTCAATCACCCTATGTCCCCTTGCACTGCTGCATCGCACAGCCAAAGCGGAGAGGGCCAGGTGGAAGTCAAAGCTACGGCCTTGCCCCACAAGCTCCGGCTTAAGTACCGAACCCTGAGCAATGGCAGATCGCAAAGTGACACGTCGCCTCCAGCTCCGGGCATGTCAATGCCCCAGCACCCCTGTCTGACTGTTAGTCAACGTAACCAGAAGGCTAATGATGTCTCTAAGGAGGTGAGCCATTTAGCCACATCACAACAAGGGGGCGAAGGAGTGGGTCGCAGGAAGGAGGGTGGAAAGAAGGGGTCCGGTGGTCGGAACATCCGAAATAAGAGACGTGATCTCCAGTGA